From Catenulispora sp. MAP5-51, the proteins below share one genomic window:
- a CDS encoding GNAT family N-acetyltransferase has protein sequence MDVLGQDWDRLFLRCSAATPFQSRIWLSSWCRWYGPTSGRLCVVGVRHQGVLVAAAAFVLTRLRLWRVLRPVGVDQSDFCDVLLDDSGDGVPDACTIVDRLASAIRDEVCFDLLDFPEVRPDSVLARVRDTWGSRSTEIHCETCLSFPGVPMEQHVEAIDAAKTRQRLRKSLRDLDRVGVEARLVPVTEVEDAMARFLDLHRRQWADRPVNSEHLTERFKGHLTTVLQASNEAGESCGFQAVLAEFSLKNKETLEVEHVASDFLIVGRSMVGRYLYGYLPSTRSRIDVFLAITRTAMAWTTERGLPEMSLLRGGEAHKYRLHPNEAQSVRIVLADGVWGAVGLWAIRSRCVAAKTVKRWLYR, from the coding sequence TTGGACGTCCTCGGGCAGGATTGGGACCGCCTCTTCCTGCGCTGCTCGGCGGCGACCCCGTTCCAGTCCCGCATCTGGCTCTCGTCGTGGTGCCGGTGGTACGGGCCCACGAGCGGTCGGCTGTGCGTGGTCGGGGTGCGGCACCAGGGCGTTCTGGTCGCCGCCGCAGCGTTCGTGCTCACTCGGCTGCGGCTGTGGCGGGTGCTCCGCCCCGTCGGCGTGGACCAATCGGACTTCTGCGACGTTCTCCTCGACGACTCCGGTGACGGCGTGCCGGACGCGTGCACGATCGTCGACCGGCTCGCGTCGGCGATCCGCGACGAGGTGTGCTTCGACCTGCTGGACTTCCCCGAGGTACGCCCGGACAGCGTCCTGGCCCGGGTCCGCGACACCTGGGGGAGTAGGTCGACCGAGATCCACTGCGAGACGTGCCTGTCCTTTCCCGGCGTGCCGATGGAGCAGCACGTCGAGGCGATCGACGCCGCCAAGACCCGGCAGCGGCTGCGCAAGAGCCTGCGCGACCTCGACCGGGTCGGCGTGGAGGCGCGCCTGGTGCCGGTGACCGAGGTCGAGGACGCGATGGCCAGGTTCCTCGACCTGCACCGCCGGCAGTGGGCCGATCGTCCGGTCAACTCCGAGCACCTGACCGAGCGGTTCAAGGGCCATCTCACCACCGTTCTGCAAGCCTCGAACGAGGCGGGGGAGAGCTGCGGCTTCCAAGCCGTGCTCGCAGAGTTCTCGTTGAAGAACAAGGAAACGCTCGAAGTGGAGCATGTCGCCTCCGACTTCCTCATCGTCGGCAGGTCCATGGTCGGCCGGTACCTCTACGGCTACCTGCCGAGCACGAGGTCGCGAATAGACGTGTTCCTCGCCATCACGCGCACCGCGATGGCATGGACCACCGAGCGAGGACTCCCGGAGATGTCGCTGCTCCGCGGTGGCGAGGCGCACAAGTACCGGCTGCACCCGAACGAGGCGCAAAGCGTCCGCATCGTGCTGGCGGACGGGGTGTGGGGCGCCGTCGGACTCTGGGCGATCCGCAGCCGCTGCGTCGCGGCGAAAACCGTCAAGCGCTGGTTGTACCGGTAG
- a CDS encoding alpha/beta hydrolase, with amino-acid sequence MTTTFVLVHGAWHRPSTFDLLRAELDALGHPSTTVNLPTAGPDPRGGLAEDAAAVRAAIEAVEGPVAVLAHSYGGIPVTQGAAGLANVQHLIYLAAYVPDTGESMFTIHGIPDPEDADGLFPIGDDPRAQLYADVPGPLAEQAIADLVEQRVQPWVDRVSAAAWHTIPSAYIVTEQDASLPVDLQEKMSAHTKQVRRMATSHSPFLSQPAELAALLDEIVGH; translated from the coding sequence ATGACCACCACCTTCGTCCTGGTCCACGGTGCCTGGCACCGCCCCTCGACCTTCGACCTGCTGCGCGCCGAGCTCGACGCGCTCGGCCACCCCAGCACCACGGTGAACCTGCCCACCGCCGGCCCCGACCCGCGCGGCGGCCTGGCCGAGGACGCCGCGGCGGTGCGCGCGGCGATCGAGGCGGTCGAAGGCCCGGTCGCCGTACTGGCGCACTCCTACGGCGGCATCCCCGTCACCCAGGGCGCCGCCGGGCTGGCGAACGTCCAGCACCTGATATATCTGGCGGCCTACGTCCCGGACACCGGCGAGTCCATGTTCACCATCCACGGAATCCCCGACCCCGAGGACGCCGACGGCCTGTTCCCGATCGGCGACGACCCGCGCGCCCAGCTCTACGCCGACGTCCCCGGCCCCCTCGCCGAGCAGGCGATCGCCGACCTTGTCGAGCAGCGCGTCCAGCCGTGGGTCGACCGCGTCAGCGCGGCGGCGTGGCACACCATCCCGTCGGCGTACATCGTCACCGAGCAGGACGCGAGCCTGCCGGTGGACCTTCAGGAAAAGATGTCGGCCCACACGAAGCAGGTGCGGCGCATGGCGACCAGCCACTCGCCGTTCCTCTCCCAGCCGGCCGAGCTCGCGGCGCTGCTGGACGAGATCGTCGGGCACTGA
- a CDS encoding TetR/AcrR family transcriptional regulator yields the protein MPSVTRRLAAGAKRRSAIDTQILETTERLLADGASFTELSMQRLAAEAGVARSTFYLHFRDKTELLLRLIENLADGAFDLIASAPPVDGRDGFVEAMVRDVAYYRERRHLLAAVLEVTAYDATAREVWNGKLQRFIDQGEQWLRVEQQAGRTAPDMDVATAARVFVWGGFQALANQVLTGDPEQDEIVAGEIALLEWYGAFRRPAGTTAATATATTGTTSA from the coding sequence ATGCCCTCCGTCACCCGACGTCTCGCGGCCGGCGCGAAGCGCCGCTCCGCCATCGACACCCAGATCCTGGAGACGACGGAGCGGCTGCTGGCCGACGGCGCGAGCTTCACCGAGCTGAGCATGCAGCGCCTGGCCGCCGAGGCCGGAGTGGCCCGCTCGACCTTCTACCTGCACTTCCGCGACAAGACCGAGCTGTTGCTGCGGCTCATCGAGAACCTCGCGGACGGCGCCTTCGACCTGATCGCGAGCGCGCCGCCGGTGGACGGCCGGGACGGCTTCGTCGAGGCGATGGTGCGCGACGTCGCCTACTACCGGGAGCGACGCCACCTGCTGGCCGCGGTGCTCGAGGTGACCGCCTACGACGCGACCGCGCGCGAGGTCTGGAACGGCAAGTTGCAGCGTTTCATCGACCAGGGCGAACAGTGGCTGCGCGTCGAGCAGCAGGCCGGACGCACCGCGCCGGACATGGACGTGGCGACCGCCGCGCGGGTGTTCGTCTGGGGCGGGTTCCAGGCTTTGGCGAACCAGGTGCTGACCGGGGATCCGGAGCAGGACGAGATCGTGGCCGGGGAGATCGCGCTGCTCGAGTGGTACGGGGCGTTTCGGCGCCCGGCCGGTACTACTGCTGCTACTGCTACTGCTACTACCGGTACAACCAGCGCTTGA